AAGAAGGTGCAGAATTTTCTGGCAACGGTTCAGGGCTGAGGGTTCCTCCTGCAGGATCATTGCAATACGAGTGAAAACAGTCTCTTCGATAAATTCGATAAGACCTTCAAACATTTTTGATTTACTGGGGAAGTGACGGTAAAGCGCCGCTTCAGAGAAGCCGACTTCCTTGGCCAGGGCTGCAGTTGTAATACGTGCGCCGGGGCTGGCTTCCAGCATATGTGCCAGAGCTTCCAGGATCTGTTGACGCCGATTGATTTTTTCGCTGCTCATTGACTGCCTTTAGTCCACTTGGGGGGCGGACGGTGGTTTTTGCTCTTGTTGCCTTATTGCGGCGGCGGAATCCTACCGATTCGTTCGGCTGTCTTCAATTGCCAAGGACGATTGTACGCCCGCTTTATACTTCATTATTGTTGGTAATCAAGGTGCCTACGCCGGTATCGGTGAAAATTTCCAGTAGCACCGCATGTGGAACCCGACCATCAATAATATGTGCCGAAGTCACTCCAGATTTAACTGCATCCAGGGCACAGGCGATTTTTGGTAGCATGCCGCCGTGAATCGTACCGTCTGCGATCAGCCCTTCTACCTGTGGTGTGCTCAAACCGGTGAGCACTTCCCCCTGTTTATCCTGCAGGCCCGCTACGTTAGTGAGCAGCATCAGCTTTTCAGCCTTTAGACACTCGGCAATCTTACCGGCGACCAAGTCCGCATTGATATTGTATGAGATACCATCCTTGTCGACCCCGATTGGAGCAATTACCGGAATAAAATCGCTGTGAATCAGCATGTCGATCACATCGGTATTGACCTTTTCCACTTCGCCCACTTGACCGATATCAATAATCTCTGAGGCGTGCAGCCCGGCACTCTCATTTTTTCTGTTGAGTTTGCGCGCTTTGATCAGCAGGCCATCCTTGCCGGTGACACCCACAGCGCGGCCGCCGTTGTGGTTGATCAAGTTGACAATCTGTTTATTGACGGTGCCACCCAGCACCATTTCCACCACGTCCATGGTCTCGCTATCGGTAACACGCATTCCGTCGACAAAGCGGGATTCGATACTCAGCTTATTCAGCAACTGGCCAATTTGTGGACCTCCGCCATGTACTACTACCGGGTTCATACCC
This DNA window, taken from Microbulbifer sp. GL-2, encodes the following:
- the argB gene encoding acetylglutamate kinase — encoded protein: MSLDKKSALRVAQVLNEALPYIQQFTAKTVVVKFGGNAMVDRELQNSFARDIILMKLVGMNPVVVHGGGPQIGQLLNKLSIESRFVDGMRVTDSETMDVVEMVLGGTVNKQIVNLINHNGGRAVGVTGKDGLLIKARKLNRKNESAGLHASEIIDIGQVGEVEKVNTDVIDMLIHSDFIPVIAPIGVDKDGISYNINADLVAGKIAECLKAEKLMLLTNVAGLQDKQGEVLTGLSTPQVEGLIADGTIHGGMLPKIACALDAVKSGVTSAHIIDGRVPHAVLLEIFTDTGVGTLITNNNEV